The following are encoded in a window of Sinomonas cyclohexanicum genomic DNA:
- a CDS encoding lmo0937 family membrane protein, producing MLLWIALALVVLWLLGFIALPSLGLVVHVLLIVAVILLILHFVRGRSRV from the coding sequence TCTGGATCGCCCTCGCTCTGGTTGTCCTCTGGCTGCTGGGATTCATCGCGCTCCCGAGCCTCGGGTTGGTCGTGCACGTCCTTCTCATCGTGGCCGTGATCCTCTTGATCCTGCACTTTGTCCGAGGCCGCAGCAGGGTTTGA